From Quercus lobata isolate SW786 chromosome 11, ValleyOak3.0 Primary Assembly, whole genome shotgun sequence:
TTAAATTTAAGATGGGTTTATAGGGTGAGGTGGAAGACTATTTCACAATATTCCGAGGGTATCTAAGAATTTTCCGTCACAAAAAGAGACCAAAATAttgtaataactttttattttccctttcaatttgAGTACATTAGAATTACGAACTAAAAGCAAATTCAATTAGAACACGAAGTTAAATTTCTGCAAACCAAAAACCTCAGATAActcacaaaataattatttttagttttgaattgtGGAATTACCTGAACATCTCTCTTCTGAAGACTCCTATATAATTCTTCAAAGGCATGAATGCCACTAGTGTCAATGTCGGTAATAGCTGCAATAATGCAAATTCATGAGACATATTCGGTTTTTGAGATTCATTACAGAAGTTAGGAATTATAACAACGTATCAATCTGCTTACGTGACATTTCAACAACCAAATACTGGATTGCAGGCAGACCCTTCTTTTTGAGCTGTTCTTCTTCGTCGGTTAGCCATCTCAAAATCCTGCAAGAAATTGGATTTAAGCACTAATCTGCAATGGATTGCATATGTTGAAACAACCACAAACGGGTCTATGGATTCAACTGAGAAATGTTGGCGGACAATAAGTATAAAGTTATAATATTTCCCTAATAAATTCTTTTAATATGTAATTATGTACTTTATAAGTCATAAAATTAGTCAATGATATTCTAGTCTAATGGTACAATCAAGAACAATTTCCAGTTAGATACTTAAGACTTCTAGAACATTAGAAACTGTTGGAATTATTGTACAATGAACTAATTCACTATTTTGGaaccatttaattttttggaacaattggaaatttaacaaaaaccatAATTCACTCTGAATAAGAAGCACCAAAACTGCACATTTCCCAATTTTGTAAGCTGTTTGTTCATGCATATCCCTATAATACAAGTACTTCAGAAAGGAGAAGCAAGAAAGAGAttcaaatgaattgaaaaagctAATACCTTTCTTTAATATAGTTGGAGTTTGAAAAGTATATAGCAGAATCTACTCTAACAATCAGAATGCCTGGAACCTTTTTTGCTTCTGGATATTGCAGGATGTTTCTGTAAACAGCAGTCCCTGGAAGGTTACCAAGTAATGCAGTTCTTGGCCTTGTCACTTGCAAGAGTATTTTGGCAAATGATATTGAGACCTATTGCAAAAGTAATTTAGTAGTGATAGATtggaaagccaaaaaaaaacaagaagaaaaaaaagaatgctaGATTTCTCACCGCAATTAAAAGGCCAATCTcaacagaaacaaaaatcacACCGAAAAAGGCTCCCATGCAagcaacaaaatcaaatttatcaaTCTTCCACAATAGACTCACTGCTTCAACATCAATTAGGCCTACCACAGCAGATATGATGATAGAAGCAAGTATAGCATTTGGGGTGTACTTAAATAGTGATGTCATGAATTCCAAagtaaaaaatacaacacaagaCATCACAATGTTGGACATGGCTGTGTTGCAGCCAGCCATGAAATTTACGGCCGAGCGAGAGAAGGATCCTGCATTAAAATCATAGACACAAACAAACAACGTTAATTCAATAACAATACATCCTTAGATAAGTACAAAAACTCaagaaaaattcttatttttattttttgctgaaagcaGGCTTAAatgtaaagttttaaaaaatggtacataaacaaaataagcgAAAAGTTAAATGAAAAAGCTGGTGGCAAATGAACACACACCTGTAGCAACATAACACGATGTCATGGAACCAGCAACATTCATTGTCCCCAGTGCCACCATTTCTTTGTTTCCATCAAGATGGTAGTCCTTTACTGCCGCAAATGTTCTTCCAATTGCTATAGCTTcctagaaaccaaaaaaaaaaaaataaataatggcTTTCACAACATTGATTGGTAAAATCTGctgaaaaattatattactaaCTCAAGTAAGATGGTCAGTCTCATATATTCTTACCGTTAGTCCTATCATACCCGATAAAACACCAATCCGAAAtccttttccaaaatattttccagtAAAATAAATTTCCTTAAAGGATGGTGGATTTATGCCCTTTTTTATATGCCGAACctgaaataatataattattagtAAGAATTTGGCGTTATTTCCTTACTCATAAAGctagaatgaaaaaataatcaTGAAATTAATAAGAGCACTTACAATTTGAACACCATGCTTATCAGCATGGGTTATATACACAAGAAAGGTGGACAGGATGACACAAACCACAGGAGCAATTGCAGGAACCCAGAaaagttttttgttcttttttccctgctcaaatatatattatagagGAATCAACTGGAAGAACTTCAAGATATAGtaagaaaaggaaggaaagatTTCTTACAATGTGCTTGGCAAGTAGAAGGAAAGCCAAGAACGAGATGCCTATTGCCATTGTTTGCCAGTTCCACTGTAAAGCAACGTAGGAGAGTATATAGTATAAGATAGTAAATTGATCTACGATATATATAGCAACTTAGCTTGATGTCAATAATACAATGGAGAATCAGAATAAAAATGTGAAATTAATTACCCCATGATGTATTGTACCCCATACTGAGCGCATAACAGAGACAATATCAGTCTTCCTTGTGAAGTTAGATATGCCAAGCAAACCCTTGAGCTGTTGAAGGGCAATGGTAATAGCAGCTCCACCCATAAACCCAACGATTGCAGCGTGAGAAAGAAAGTCAATCAAGAAACCCAATCTGAAAGCAGAGTTGATATATATTATCCTTCTAAACATTAACAATTAATGTGCAAGAAGAACAGGGACAAACCTAGGATTTCAAACTAGAAAAGGTCggagtaggaaaaaaaaaaaaaatccaaatagacATTCATAAggattaacaaattataaatacacaaaatcgttattttttaatgcattgctagttaagattttatttttttattttaagttagaACATTCATAGTAGTGATGCTAAAATTTTTGActtttagcacctcaaaaaagctaatttatttattttaccaccttactttacaatacacctaacatcaaatgttctattcttttactatttcatttaaaataatataaacaactcattaaaataataaagagagagaatttgagtttttaattaattgaaggtagagaaataattttaataaaatattgtattttatttttaaaaacttgttcTAGTCAACTAGTATTTATACCAATTTATtatagttgcaaaaaaaaaaaaaaagttttaacttcTCTAAtaatacatgattttttttgattttttggtgataaaatacttttttttgctaaaataaaattactattgtgaatgtttttattatttttttaagtttttgagtgGGATAGATTCTAGTTAGAGGAACCTAAAGTTTTGGAAGGAGAGCaactataaaaattataaatataacaaatattaaaaaaaaaattgaaccaggGAGCTGGGCCCCACTTGGGTTACTCCCTAagaacttatttttaatgaatactCTGAAAAGTTTAGTAAATattccttaatatatatatatatatatatatataaaatataataatgcatgcatgtatgtattattttatgctCGCTATTGTACACTCTGTgcatttacatatattttttattgatgtaTTGCATGTAAAATATGAAATGGATTATGTGTGCAAACACATTTGTAAACTAACCAGTGTGACAGAATCAATGCCTAGAGGTGGCGAACATGTATATAAATACCTGAAAAACCCTAGTGTGAATTGAGTGATGCCAGCAAAGAAGGTAGCTGTGAATGCAAGACGTCGATACTCAAGTGTATCTTTCACTGGATCAATCTCATTCTGTAGAAGACTTCCAAGCAAGAGAGACACAACAGCCACGGGTCCTATAGCAATGTCTCTCGAGCTTCCCATGAAGGCGTAAATAAGAGGGGGAACAAAACTGCTGTCTGTATTTCAAGGGAAATAGACCATATAAAATGGAATTAGTGATAGTTAAGACAACCAAGTAGCTCTGGTTACAAGGAAAACAAGAGAACCCACATAATCCATTTTGGGGTGGCAGATTTGCAAGCTTTGCATATCCAATATCCTGATAGAGTGACAGACATATTTGAGTATGACTAGAAATGTATGCATGGAAACCAAATGATAAAGAATTTCATCCAAATTCTATTACCTGAGGAATACATAGGCTTGCAATTGTTAGTCCAGCTATTAGGTCCCCTTTGAATCTAGCAAGATTATAGTCCTTCCCCCAACTAACAATGGGGAAAACAGCTTGGAGAGCGAGGACAAACTTTCCTAATCTGGATTGGCCCTTGAAGGGTCGGAAGGGGTTACCAACGAAGAAAGTTTCATTTACAGTAGCTGTAAACTGCTTCAAAAGGTTTTGCCTCCGAGGCACCCCCACTTTGTGAACATATGGCAAATTTTCTGGGTTGTGATCTTGTGAAGGAGACATACACATACTTGTGTCCATCTCCTTCGTTCCCGCCTCGTCAGTAACATCAGAGTTCATTGCAACCAGAAGAtttattctaataaaaatttaaaacagaaaaaaaaaaaactacataaaTTAGTCCTATAAAAATTATTGCATATTGCAATGGTATTCAAACGCTTGCAAAGTATATACTTATTAAGCAGATAAAGCTACTTACTTAGCGGAAGAACTTAACCAGACCTAAGAGCTAAGTGCACTGGGAAGAAGAGGGAAGCTCCTGCTAGCATTTATATATGTGTTAAAAAGGAACCTAAAGTCAACTATTTTTGCACTATAAGGAGTCTTAAAGATTCAACTTTGAATATGGTCACTTTTTGAGAAGTAACAAACGGACTAGTAATAACCATCAGTTGTGGGAAAGTGTTGACCAAGGAAATTGGTTTCAGCTATATATGATTTCTTCCACTCAAGATATCTTTATTAGTCAGTAATGCATATGATGGTGGCCGTGGAcaatttgatttgaaaaagGTTAAAGGTGAGATAAGGTGGCTGTTCCTTATGCTTGGCCATCAAAAGTGATTGTTTATTAGCAACCTTAAAAGCTAATCCTGACGTTGCATAATACAGTTCTTCCATTAATTTGATGCTTCTCAATTTGTTTCTGTATTTCGCGTTGTTCAAAAATTAATGATTGCGAATGCAAAACTATTTACATGATGAATCTTTCCCATTTAGACGGGTATGTACAAATTAACATGTGtaggagaaaaataataaaaatcatgtatCAAACGTACCTGACTTTTCAAAGGTGAAGATGTAGCTAGTTGAGGTAGGTGATTGAATcctattagagcattcacaatagTTCATCTAAAATAGCATATGTAAAATATAATTCTAGTTATGGTAACCAATCAAATATACACGGTTAATatgcatatttatttttttaattgagagagagagagagagagagagtaattaaaaattaattaaaaaaacatttaaatgaaagtagtgtaaaataaataatttgatgtgagTTTTTGAAAAGTGGTTCAAGGAGAGTTTAGGGCCACACATAAGAGGTTAGTTAGAAttatagttaaatgattaaatttactattttctaataacttaaacttttaggacaatcggtaatttaatatagttaaatgattaaattcatgtAAAGCTCCCAAATgtcggatttttttttaaatgagaccTTTTGTAACGTGACATAAAGACTCCGtactttattgttttattgaaatttcataaacttaaattaaaactaaactaaatgATAAATGAAGTGACATCTCCTAGAGTATTTACTTCAAAGCATAATTAGATGAATTGAATAAATATCCAGTCTATATTGAATTTGtataattcctaaaaaaaaCGAAAGgttcttttcattatttgttATACCTAATGTGTAAAGGAAGTTGTCTAGACTTAGTCTAGAGGTAAAATATGTTCCTAAGAAAGTGTAGGACACCTAGGATTGCCATACAACTAACCTTCACTTGTATTATTTGGAGTATGGCTGAATGGTTTTACTAAGGACGCATAACTAAATTACACACAACTAACGCTAATAACCTATTCACTATTTACTAACTAAAAATACCAAAAGTTAAACTAAATCAATCAAGGCATGTTATATATAAGAATTTAAAAGGAAgtagaaaaaagaacaaatatgATGTGAACCATTCAAGTATATGTGAGCATGAGAGAAATCAAAGCAGACATACAAACATGTGATTAAGAATCCATTTACTTTATTCGAATCTTTTAGGATCAAATGTTATTGTTTTcccatttgattttaaattcaaattcaaactaGGACTAAAATGGACAAAATCCTACactatcattaaaataaaattcacgTTTTCATATTTCTTATAATGCTATCAAAATTAATAGAATTCTCCAATTAAAATTACATTGAAAGCCTATACTCTCATCAgaataaaattgttgttttcatATGTCTTATATCTCATGCTAtcaaaatgtattaaaaatttaaaacttttaaaaagcTCGGAATTGTAAGCAAGAGAAGTCGTgcaagtcaaaaaaaaaaaaagaaaaaaaaaaaaaaaaaaacaaaggagacCAAACCTTTTTGTTCCAATTGGTTTCTACTCCGCTGCTATTTAAATAGAAACCCATAATTGAAGAACATGCAAAAACAAGTGAAACAAAACTGGACATTTGATTTGGAGGAACCTGGCATACGCTAGCACATTACGGCGTACTCCTATCATTTTAGGTGTGCCCTACTTTAGGCAGAACACCTCTAGAGCACACGTAATGAAGCAACTACAAAATACAACAAATCTCTGAATTTAGAACGAGATAAGAGTAATGGGAAAGATAAGAGTGAATAGTGTTTGAGTTGCAGTGAGTTAATTATCATCTTCTTTTAGAGAGCTCAAATGGGTTATAATTTAAAGCTCCACCACCTAACATTCAATTCTGTTCCTACATATTAGGATATGAAGGTTCCCAAAGTTCATTATGTTCCTACGAATTAGGACATAAACTTTAAGATACTTTAGAATCTTTTATTCACCTCACTGCCTTGACTCACAACTCTATATCttgagaaattattatttacactAGAAAGATTGCAGATGTGGTCCTTCCTGACCAATGAGATAATATTATCTATACAAATGTATGTGTGAGTTTCCTAATCAGcataaggaataaaaaataaaaaataccagATAATACCACATTTGTATAAATAACAGCATTTTATTGGTTGGAAGGTTAGGGAGGACTATGTCAGCAGTTCTCCTgatggacttaataatttctcCTATATCTCTGAGATATCTCAACTGCATTTTTGACTAAGTCAAACCTCGCACAACCAATCATAGCCAAACATACAATCTCCATTATTCATAATTATCTTATTTATAATATACAATATTGTGTAATGttcttttcatataaaatattatttaacatTTGCACATATTGTGGGCTAATTGGCCACATAATCCAACACATAAGACTATCATAATCCAAATAACCATGTGATTTTGTGTGTAGTGAACATGATATTActagaaatgaataaaataagacaACTAAAAACATGCAAGCTCTGTTGCTTGAGTCTAGGAAAATTGTCGATATGTGACTTGTTTGTAATATATAGTTTATGCTGTTTGTGTAGCTCTGTAATTAAATAGCTTTTTGGAACTATTACTGTGCATCGTTAGTTTTAACGGTATAGCTGTTCCAAGTAGCTTGATGTTGGTTTTATTAACTTGAGTTGGGTTGAAGCTTAATATAttgatttggtttttgaaaaagaaaaattctatttaaataacCAAATTAGCTGCAGCGTTGTGTTTTTGTACTCGGGTCCTAAATATAATGTTTAACTTTGGTTTTCCTGACCAAAGGTTTTGTTGTGGATTGTAATAGTTTTAGGATACATTGAGGAAGAGTTTGGTGGAATTGTTAACTAAGAGGGGTAAAAAGACCAACCTTCAATCGGGTTCAGGTTTGAGTGTTTTAAATCATTGATTTTtgtccttattttttaaatttgatattatCATCAAGTTGGACTTTCTGTTGGTTAAGTTTTTATTATACCATCATAAAACCAACTATGATTATGATTGTTGGGTTCAATTCATGTGTCATGACAATATCACTTTGTAAGATAAGAGATTACGGTAGTGACAAGTTTCTACTGAACTTCAAGATCAAACATTCAAAATTTACCCCTTTCTCGGATCACAAAGGTAATTCTCaagaaagttttaataaaagagaagaaattttttttcccaccatCTGTCTACAAGCTTAATTTCGATGCGGCAGTCTTTTCAGGGTTGGAGAAATCTGGTGTAGAAGCAATAGTCCTTAATGATAAGGTGGAGGTTATGACGGCAATGACTGACAGTGGGCCGAAGGTGGGTACAAGCGAGGAAGTAGAACTGCTTGCATGTAGAAAGTCACTTTGCTGTGGATGCTGGTTTCGCAAGACTGATTATTGAGGGAGATAATGTCAACGTGATAATAGCCATCTCCTCATCATTGGCTAACCATTCATTGTTAGGTAATGTGGTGGATGATATTCGTTATTTGATCCATGGTTTACAGTGGGCTAGTGTTAGCAGGATTAGGAGGGGGTTAATAAGGTTGCACATGTTCTTGCACAACATGCTCGGAATACTTTAGATGATGATTTGTATTGGATGAAGGATTTCCCTCCACTAGTATTGGAAGCCTTGTATCATAAtgctttattattatgattgaatgaatgaatgatcctttctcaaaaaaaacttatcaaacATTAATTTTTGGTCCCAGGCTTCATAGTTgtatatttaatgaaatttgacatgcaaaattttattagaaaaagaaattcttagtgtgtgatttttttttttgaaactaatagatctataaataataagtttatAGCAAACATGACAATGATAATCTAATCAACTGTTCCTTGCGGGGGAGCTGGCCTTTACTAAAAAGATTAATGAGTTGAATATAATACTTATCTAAATTGAATACATTTTCATACACATACTCtaataataaaacttaagaAACCATGATTTTAATATAGGTTAGCTGCCTGTCAAGTTTCCAATACAATTAGTGATAATATTACCCTGCTATTCACTTTCTATGCTTTGTAAACAAGGTAGATATTTGGTCTTACCTAAGAAATTTAATGGTATCACTGACAGTTTTTGGATAGAGttgcaaaaatatttatttgtttggctTAAGCTCAAAAGATTAATGTTAATGTATTTATTAGtatagaaaataagttttgattACACTGTTTGCAATCTAATTAAAGAAATATGACTACCTTCTCATTTTTGCCATTAGTGTTCTTGTTGAAATTGGttcaaaacttcattttccAACTAATTCCAAGAGCATTGCAATAattcctctcttcctctttcgTTTGGGTGTTTGGACTCCATTGAATTCGTTTGGAAgttatcatatataaatattttttgtcaaaCTTTCCTGTTCATTGCACGATTTAGCTAATAGTTTCCATTATTATTGAGTTTGCACAAACATCATAAAATTAGTGGGcattaaaaccaaaaactataacaaaatattaataagcATAAACTTATgtttattataatttctttGTTGAAATTATAATTCCAAAACTTTGTGCGAATTTAAATAATCATAATTATGTATAACATAACAAACATACATTGTTTGAACTCAGtatgttttgaaaaaatcatAATGATATATCCAGGATGAACATAATAATCATTATATAAATGTATATTATGATTATTTGGATGTAAATgaatattttgatcatttttttcaattaggTATTATGCTCTCTTTATATTGGCACactagaaactagaaaaccCAATGCAAATGAGTTGCCCATATGGGCGCCTATTTGGCCTTCATATGAACCCAAATGTTGATATTTTTATATTACGATTTTagttattaacaaattaatgattttttacatattttatcaTGAATCATATATAAACgtatatttattttgaagatgaataaataaataaaagtatactTTGCATTGAGTGGATAGATTAATAGTAATTATGTATTCAAACAAGTAACctttaaactatatatatatatatatatatatatatttatatatatatatatatttatatcccaaaataaattaaaacaacactggaatcatttttaacaaataatagGAAGGGGGGACAAAATTACAGCAgttaaaaaacataataaatttcCTCTAAGACAGCATGTAAGGAGAGAGTTTCTTTccttatatttgatttttctttatgCCTTAATTTTTCATGAAGTTGGTTTATTTCCTTAATTATTAGTGACCTTTTGGAGATTAAAAAAGTTTTGCTCTCCCCTCCCCCTCTCTCGCTAGAATGCATTTGAATAACATGAGAAATAGTTTTGTTTTACACCCTTGCTTAATAATTTGTAGGGCAATAGTAATAAACGCAATTCTCTAGGTAGCCTGTGATTAAGAATGGAATAGAGTATGCATGTGTATATATTATCTTTgtacttgttaattttttaattagaattttaaattacataCATTTCGaatacaatattatttttactttttatttatttattaaaacaactaaaaattgaaattgaaaaacaatacacacataaaatcatataattaatGGGGCATAAATGTAGTAACAACAACTTGGGAGGGAGAATTTGAACCTTAGATGACTCCATTGGAAAAATTAGAAAgtgtcaacttttttttttttgagaaaccacccTCACAGAAAGAGGGGGAGGATATCATTTAATTACTTTAGAAGAATACATGTCTTTCACCCCtggaggaacatcctccatccaggATTGGAAATTAACAAATTTACATGCCAATCTAGCAAGCCCGTGGGCAACTCTATTGCTCTGTCTACGTGTATGATTAAAGAGTACATTTCCAAGCGAT
This genomic window contains:
- the LOC115968979 gene encoding sulfate transporter 1.3-like; the encoded protein is MNSDVTDEAGTKEMDTSMCMSPSQDHNPENLPYVHKVGVPRRQNLLKQFTATVNETFFVGNPFRPFKGQSRLGKFVLALQAVFPIVSWGKDYNLARFKGDLIAGLTIASLCIPQDIGYAKLANLPPQNGLYSSFVPPLIYAFMGSSRDIAIGPVAVVSLLLGSLLQNEIDPVKDTLEYRRLAFTATFFAGITQFTLGFFRLGFLIDFLSHAAIVGFMGGAAITIALQQLKGLLGISNFTRKTDIVSVMRSVWGTIHHGWNWQTMAIGISFLAFLLLAKHIGKKNKKLFWVPAIAPVVCVILSTFLVYITHADKHGVQIVRHIKKGINPPSFKEIYFTGKYFGKGFRIGVLSGMIGLTEAIAIGRTFAAVKDYHLDGNKEMVALGTMNVAGSMTSCYVATGSFSRSAVNFMAGCNTAMSNIVMSCVVFFTLEFMTSLFKYTPNAILASIIISAVVGLIDVEAVSLLWKIDKFDFVACMGAFFGVIFVSVEIGLLIAVSISFAKILLQVTRPRTALLGNLPGTAVYRNILQYPEAKKVPGILIVRVDSAIYFSNSNYIKERILRWLTDEEEQLKKKGLPAIQYLVVEMSPITDIDTSGIHAFEELYRSLQKRDVQLLLANPGPVVVNKLHASKIATLIGESKIFLSVADAVRYVPKTEEP